Proteins encoded by one window of Perca fluviatilis chromosome 13, GENO_Pfluv_1.0, whole genome shotgun sequence:
- the necap1 gene encoding adaptin ear-binding coat-associated protein 1 isoform X2, translating to MAAEGEYESILCMKPDVNVYRIPPRASNRAYRAADWKLDTPDWTGRMRVTAKGQVAYVKLEDKVSGELFAQAPLREYPGVALETVSDSSRYFVLRIEDDNGRSAFIGVGFGDRGDAFDFNVALQDHFKWVKQDTEFSKSAQLGDSGPKLDLGFKEGQTITLNIGQGKKRDKPRPQGAGGFGLLPPPPGGKIAPPPSSGSSNHNIETDCLLELDSSNSNTVVQSNASSDLWGDFSAPASSVPQQSQPQNSGNWIQF from the exons ATGGCGGCCGAGGGCGAGTACGAGTCGATCCTGTGCATGAAACCCGATGTCAACGTTTATCGCATCCCGCCGCGAGCTTCTAACCGCGCATACAG GGCAGCTGACTGGAAGCTGGATACTCCAGACTGGACTGGTCGAATGAGGGTCACCGCCAAGGGCCAAGTGGCATATGTCAAACTGGAGGACAAGGTCTCAG GGGAGCTGTTTGCCCAGGCACCACTAAGGGAGTATCCCGGCGTTGCGTTGGAAACGGTCAGCGACTCCAGCCGATACTTTGTTCTGCGGATAGAGGATGACAACG GTCGCAGTGCTTTCATAGGAGTTGGCTTCGGGGACCGAGGGGACGCTTTCGATTTTAACGTGGCCTTGCAAGACCATTTCAA ATGGGTGAAACAGGACACTGAATTCAGTAAAAGCGCCCAGCTCGGGGATTCAGGACCAAAACTGGACTTGGGCTTTAAAGAGGGACAGACCATCACACTCAACATAGGG CAAGGTAAAAAGAGggataagccccgcccacaaggCGCAGGTGGGTTTGGACTGCTCCCACCACCACCTGGAGGAAAGATAGCCCCTCCTCCTTCGTCAGGCTCATCCAATCACAACATAGAAACAG ACTGCCTGTTGGAGCTGGACAGTAGTAACTCTAACACTGTGGTTCAGTCAAACGCTAGTTCAGATCTTTGGGGAGACTTCTCTGCTCCGGCAAG CTCCGTTCCACAACAATCCCAACCACAGAACTCCGGAAACTGGATCCAGTTTTGA
- the necap1 gene encoding adaptin ear-binding coat-associated protein 1 isoform X1, whose amino-acid sequence MAAEGEYESILCMKPDVNVYRIPPRASNRAYRAADWKLDTPDWTGRMRVTAKGQVAYVKLEDKVSGELFAQAPLREYPGVALETVSDSSRYFVLRIEDDNGRSAFIGVGFGDRGDAFDFNVALQDHFKWVKQDTEFSKSAQLGDSGPKLDLGFKEGQTITLNIGQGKKRDKPRPQGAGGFGLLPPPPGGKIAPPPSSGSSNHNIETDCLLELDSSNSNTVVQSNASSDLWGDFSAPASLCVPSSVPQQSQPQNSGNWIQF is encoded by the exons ATGGCGGCCGAGGGCGAGTACGAGTCGATCCTGTGCATGAAACCCGATGTCAACGTTTATCGCATCCCGCCGCGAGCTTCTAACCGCGCATACAG GGCAGCTGACTGGAAGCTGGATACTCCAGACTGGACTGGTCGAATGAGGGTCACCGCCAAGGGCCAAGTGGCATATGTCAAACTGGAGGACAAGGTCTCAG GGGAGCTGTTTGCCCAGGCACCACTAAGGGAGTATCCCGGCGTTGCGTTGGAAACGGTCAGCGACTCCAGCCGATACTTTGTTCTGCGGATAGAGGATGACAACG GTCGCAGTGCTTTCATAGGAGTTGGCTTCGGGGACCGAGGGGACGCTTTCGATTTTAACGTGGCCTTGCAAGACCATTTCAA ATGGGTGAAACAGGACACTGAATTCAGTAAAAGCGCCCAGCTCGGGGATTCAGGACCAAAACTGGACTTGGGCTTTAAAGAGGGACAGACCATCACACTCAACATAGGG CAAGGTAAAAAGAGggataagccccgcccacaaggCGCAGGTGGGTTTGGACTGCTCCCACCACCACCTGGAGGAAAGATAGCCCCTCCTCCTTCGTCAGGCTCATCCAATCACAACATAGAAACAG ACTGCCTGTTGGAGCTGGACAGTAGTAACTCTAACACTGTGGTTCAGTCAAACGCTAGTTCAGATCTTTGGGGAGACTTCTCTGCTCCGGCAAG TTTATGTGTTCCCAGCTCCGTTCCACAACAATCCCAACCACAGAACTCCGGAAACTGGATCCAGTTTTGA
- the LOC120571338 gene encoding uncharacterized protein LOC120571338: protein MKLIYDSTPCLVHLILLVELFAHSSSRPAHSSSLCGMFRSMIHQVDMLTILSKELHNLTDEELINFEGVENRLDGLPHMQHTAAHFNSLKVNESLSKLFVYTQSFRLHVGWLKTAKENVSLSSQSAERVSSHLLQLSNLLNASLLQISEEIPQSPSASLPIVSTAFDVLRFSVEISERLQVFCNWSKRVLVHLQRLSHCPRH from the exons tAATTTATGACTCCACGCCTTGTCTCGTCCACCTGATTCTATTGGTTGAGCTGTTTGCCCATTCATCATCTCGTCCCGCCCACAGTTCTTCTCTCTGTGGCATGTTTAGATCAATGATCCATCAGGTGGACATGTTGACAATCTTATCCAAAGAACTCCATAACTTG ACAGACGAGGAGCTCATAAACTTTGAGGGTGTGGAAAATAGACTGGATGGTCTTCCTCATATGCAACACACTGCGGCCCATTTTAATTCATTGAAG GTGAACGAGTCACTCTCCAAACTGTTTGTGTACACTCAGTCCTTCAGGCTGCATGTTGGCTGGTTGAAAACAGCCAAAGAAAACGTCAGTTTATCCTCCCAGTCAGCAGAGCGCGTCAGCTCTCACCTCCTGCAGCTCTCCAACCTCCTTAATGCATCTCTTCTCCAG atCAGCGAAGAGATTCCTCAGTCACCATCTGCTTCCCTCCCCATCGTCTCCACGGCCTTCGATGTGCTCCGGTTCTCCGTTGAGATCTCTGAACGTTTACAAGTCTTTTGTAACTGGTCAAAAAGAGTTTTGGTGCATCTCCAGAGACTATCCCACTGCCCTCGACATTAA
- the si:ch211-171h4.3 gene encoding serine/threonine-protein kinase SBK2, whose translation MTATTKLLDEMCHLTAQSLTAMDTSEHFKVLKLLGEGSYGKVMLAVHRKRGTPMALKFFPRESTSLFSFLREYNLSLSFCTHPSLTRALGIAYSTPSHYVFAQQASLFGDLYDVILPEVGMEEDCCQRVVSQLCGALSHLHSLGFVHRDLKPENVFLCDSACRWVKLGDFGMVKARGARVPEVWYSSPYCTPESEIARGNDDSWRSVSDGNGDGVNKEDEEKKKRVWVSVEPSTDSWALGILTYAMLTGSHPWAETASDCRSYLKYLEWFDRAEGPDDELNVWAEPQGESTQDVVHLTGEELGKRGRPPVAPQFACFTPLACRFFKSLLDPRPRLRGQPEVALNYLGGDWVMEKESARLEEERKKSRGKGAIRKMKEMEGRGER comes from the exons ATGACA gctACCACGAAGCTTCTGGACGAGATGTGCCATCTGACGGCTCAGTCTCTGACAGCAATGGACACATCGGAGCACTTCAAGGTCCTAAAGCTCCTGGGTGAAGGCTCGTATGGCAAAGTCATGCTGGCTGTACACAGGAAGAGAg GTACTCCGATGGCCCTGAAGTTCTTCCCTCGGGAGTCcacgtctcttttctctttcctgaGGGAGTACAACCTCTCGCTGTCATTCTGCACCCACCCGTCCCTGACCAGAGCCCTGGGAATCGCCTACTCAACACCTTCACACTACGTCTTTGCCCAGCAAGCAAGCCTCTTTGGCGATCTCTACGATGTCATCTTGCCTGAG GTCGGTATGGAGGAAGACTGTTGTCAGCGGGTGGTGTCCCAGCTGTGTGGCGCTCTGTCCCACCTGCACTCTCTCGGTTTTGTCCACAGAGACCTAAAACCAGAGAACGTCTTCCTGTGCGACTCTGCCTGCCGCTGGGTCAAACTAGGAGACTTTGGCATG GTGAAGGCCAGGGGCGCCAGGGTCCCGGAGGTCTGGTACAGCTCTCCGTACTGCACCCCGGAGTCCGAGATCGCTCGCGGCAACGACGACAGCTGGAGGAGCGTGAGTGACGGGAATGGCGATGGCGTTAATAAGGAGgatgaagagaagaaaaagagagtttGGGTGTCTGTGGAGCCCAGCACGGACAGCTGGGCGCTGGGGATCCTGACCTACGCCATGCTCACCGGCAGTCACCCCTGGGCTGAAACAGCCAGCGACTGCCGCTCATACCTGAAGTATCTGGAGTGGTTTGACAGAGCAGAAGGCCCCGATGATGAACTGAACGTGTGGGCAGAGCCGCAGGGCGAGAGCACACAGGACGTCGTCCATTTAACCGGGGAAGAACTTGGAAAGAGAGGCCGCCCTCCGGTAGCGCCGCAGTTTGCTTGTTTCACCCCGCTGGCCTGCCGCTTCTTCAAGTCGCTCCTCGACCCGAGGCCGCGGCTTCGTGGGCAACCCGAGGTTGCGCTGAATTACCTCGGAGGGGACTGggtgatggagaaggagagtgcgaggctggaggaggagaggaagaagagcagAGGGAAAGGAGCAATCAGGAAGATGAAAGAgatggaggggagaggagagagatga